In Myxococcota bacterium, a single genomic region encodes these proteins:
- a CDS encoding SDR family NAD(P)-dependent oxidoreductase, producing MRDFQGRVAVVTGAASGIGRALGVRFAEAGMNVVLADVQRDALEATAAQLREHGGEVRAVVTDVTQADDLLALAEATEDAFGAAHVVCHNAGVFAAGLSWEAPLTDYAWVLDVNVWGVIHGIRAFTPRLLSHGEPAHQVITASMAGVTTSPFVAPYTLSKHAAVALAETLYLELRAKQSAIGVSVLCPEVVATRIGDSERNRPEHQKRDGPTHAERDLVEDALRASTVGGLAPEAIAARTFEAIEEDRFYVFPPDGDPWRLACERRLDDIRHVRNPNYEPPVSS from the coding sequence ATGCGAGACTTCCAGGGACGGGTAGCGGTCGTGACCGGTGCGGCGAGTGGGATCGGACGCGCCCTCGGCGTGCGCTTCGCCGAAGCGGGCATGAATGTGGTGCTGGCGGACGTGCAACGCGACGCCCTCGAGGCCACGGCAGCGCAGCTGCGCGAGCACGGCGGCGAGGTGCGGGCCGTGGTCACGGACGTGACCCAGGCCGATGATCTGCTCGCACTCGCGGAAGCCACCGAGGACGCGTTCGGGGCGGCGCACGTGGTGTGCCACAACGCCGGCGTATTCGCGGCGGGGCTGTCCTGGGAAGCGCCGCTGACGGACTACGCCTGGGTCCTCGACGTCAACGTCTGGGGCGTGATCCACGGGATCCGGGCATTCACGCCACGCCTGCTGTCTCACGGAGAACCGGCCCATCAGGTGATCACGGCTTCGATGGCCGGCGTGACGACGTCGCCCTTCGTGGCGCCCTACACGTTGAGCAAGCATGCGGCCGTCGCGCTGGCAGAGACGCTGTACCTGGAGCTGCGCGCGAAGCAGTCCGCGATCGGGGTGTCGGTCTTGTGCCCCGAGGTGGTCGCGACGCGAATCGGCGACTCGGAGCGCAACCGCCCCGAGCACCAGAAGCGTGACGGCCCCACGCACGCCGAGCGAGACCTCGTCGAGGACGCGCTCCGCGCGAGCACGGTGGGAGGGCTCGCCCCCGAGGCGATCGCGGCGCGCACCTTCGAGGCGATCGAAGAGGATCGCTTCTACGTGTTCCCGCCGGACGGCGATCCGTGGCGACTCGCGTGCGAGCGTCGGCTCGACGACATCCGTCACGTGCGCAACCCGAACTACGAACCCCCGGTCAGCAGCTGA
- the hemB gene encoding porphobilinogen synthase — protein sequence MHIRPRRNRARPALRRMLRETQLRPDDLVLPLFVQEGENHATPIDSMPGHARLSIDLLVQKAREAASLGVPGVALFPALPDDEKDPRGSASTKPDGLLQRAVRALKNAQPELLVITDVALDPYSSDGHDGVVIGDRIDNDETLPILAAMAVAQADAGADIVAPSDMMDGRVGAIRNALDEAGHSEVAIGSYCTKYASAFYGPFREALDSTPRAGDKKTYQMDPANAREALREIALDEAEGADWLMVKPGLVYADIIRLVSDNTALPVAAYHVSGEYAMLRAAAERGWLDYDACLLESLLSLKRAGADVIFTYGALDAARLLAD from the coding sequence ATGCACATCCGACCGCGTCGCAACCGCGCTCGCCCGGCCCTGCGCCGCATGCTGCGCGAAACGCAACTCCGCCCGGACGACCTCGTCCTGCCGCTCTTCGTGCAGGAGGGCGAGAACCACGCGACGCCGATCGATTCGATGCCCGGACATGCCCGCCTGTCGATCGACCTCCTCGTACAGAAAGCGCGCGAAGCCGCGAGCCTGGGCGTCCCCGGCGTCGCGCTCTTCCCGGCCCTGCCCGATGACGAGAAGGATCCCCGCGGCAGCGCCAGCACGAAACCCGATGGGCTGCTCCAGCGAGCGGTCCGCGCGCTGAAGAACGCCCAACCCGAGCTGCTCGTGATCACGGACGTCGCCCTCGATCCCTATTCCTCGGATGGCCACGACGGCGTGGTGATCGGCGACCGCATCGACAACGATGAGACCCTGCCGATTCTCGCCGCGATGGCCGTCGCCCAGGCCGACGCCGGGGCCGACATCGTCGCCCCGTCGGACATGATGGACGGCCGGGTTGGCGCGATCCGCAACGCCCTCGACGAAGCCGGCCATTCCGAGGTCGCCATCGGCAGCTACTGCACGAAGTACGCGTCGGCCTTCTACGGTCCCTTCCGCGAGGCGCTCGACTCGACGCCCCGCGCCGGCGACAAGAAGACCTACCAGATGGATCCGGCCAACGCGCGCGAGGCCCTTCGGGAGATCGCCCTCGACGAAGCCGAGGGTGCCGATTGGCTGATGGTGAAGCCGGGGCTCGTGTATGCCGACATCATTCGGCTGGTGAGCGACAACACCGCGCTGCCCGTCGCGGCGTACCACGTGAGCGGCGAGTACGCGATGCTCCGTGCCGCCGCCGAGCGCGGCTGGCTCGACTACGACGCCTGCCTGCTCGAGAGCCTGCTCTCGCTCAAGCGCGCCGGTGCCGACGTGATCTTCACCTACGGCGCCCTCGACGCGGCCCGCCTGCTCGCCGACTGA
- a CDS encoding amidohydrolase family protein: MLIRNAEIGGVAHQDVRIANGRIVTVGAALPSNPNEPVHDAAGGALLPGLHDHHLHLFALAAQAVSVACGPPDVTTEAALVETLRNAPPSDDSWLRGVGYHESVAGPLDRARLDAWLPDRPARIQHRSGSLWILNSAALDRVCAGTAPPTGAERDARGHLDGRLFRLDAWLQERLAASPPTLEAVGRRLARCGVTGVTDASATNDAARSAELARRQDTGEFPQRLRIMGDDSVEGFGSERCAPGERKILLDEARLPPFEAFVATARRAHERDRAVAVHCVTRTELVFCIAGLQEAGSHPGDRIEHAAVAPPEVVDAVAAAGLRVVTQPHFLAERGEQYRVDVPAKDQPWLYRAAGWHAAGVPLAAGSDAPFGGPDPWRSMRAAVERRSASGSVFDASEALSPEAALALFMTPLDAPGGEARRIEVDAPADLCLLDRPWRAARERLSTDDVAATWCAGRRVHPAP; this comes from the coding sequence GTGTTGATCCGCAACGCCGAGATCGGCGGCGTCGCCCACCAGGACGTCCGGATCGCCAACGGACGCATCGTGACCGTCGGGGCGGCGCTCCCCAGCAACCCGAACGAACCCGTGCACGACGCGGCGGGCGGCGCCCTACTGCCCGGCCTGCACGATCACCACCTGCATCTGTTCGCACTGGCGGCCCAGGCCGTATCCGTCGCCTGCGGACCGCCCGACGTGACGACGGAAGCCGCCCTCGTCGAAACGCTCCGGAACGCGCCCCCGAGTGATGACAGCTGGCTGCGCGGCGTCGGCTACCACGAGTCGGTGGCGGGTCCACTCGACCGCGCGCGCCTCGACGCGTGGCTCCCCGATCGTCCGGCGCGGATCCAGCACCGCAGCGGCTCGCTGTGGATCCTCAACAGCGCCGCCCTCGACCGCGTGTGCGCCGGCACGGCGCCGCCGACCGGCGCCGAGCGCGATGCGCGGGGCCATCTCGACGGCCGTCTGTTTCGCCTCGATGCGTGGCTGCAGGAACGCCTGGCGGCATCGCCTCCGACGCTCGAGGCGGTCGGCCGCCGACTCGCACGCTGTGGCGTTACCGGCGTCACCGACGCGTCGGCCACCAACGACGCGGCGCGCTCCGCCGAGCTCGCCCGACGTCAGGACACGGGCGAGTTCCCCCAGCGACTGCGCATCATGGGCGACGATTCAGTCGAGGGTTTCGGCAGCGAACGCTGTGCGCCCGGCGAGCGCAAGATCCTGCTCGACGAAGCGCGCCTGCCGCCCTTCGAGGCATTCGTGGCCACGGCGCGCAGGGCGCACGAACGCGACCGCGCCGTGGCCGTTCACTGCGTGACGCGCACCGAGCTCGTCTTCTGCATCGCGGGCTTGCAGGAGGCCGGAAGCCATCCGGGCGATCGCATCGAACACGCCGCCGTGGCGCCGCCCGAGGTCGTGGACGCGGTGGCCGCAGCCGGACTTCGGGTGGTGACCCAACCCCACTTCCTCGCCGAACGCGGCGAGCAGTACCGCGTCGACGTGCCGGCCAAGGACCAGCCCTGGCTCTACCGTGCGGCCGGGTGGCACGCAGCGGGCGTGCCCCTCGCCGCCGGGAGCGACGCACCCTTCGGAGGCCCCGATCCCTGGCGCTCGATGCGCGCGGCGGTCGAGCGGCGGAGTGCCTCGGGCTCCGTGTTCGATGCATCCGAAGCGCTCTCGCCCGAAGCCGCACTCGCCCTCTTCATGACGCCCCTCGATGCTCCCGGTGGCGAAGCGCGGCGCATCGAAGTGGACGCCCCCGCCGACCTCTGCCTGCTCGACCGCCCGTGGCGCGCGGCGCGCGAACGCCTCTCGACAGACGACGTCGCCGCGACCTGGTGCGCGGGCCGACGTGTGCATCCGGCCCCCTGA
- a CDS encoding CoA transferase: protein MSHRPAAPPVPTPIPAPLPIPAQGIAGRYARRLLEDLGVSTRAAPAPPPPAPALAWARCGAMALTGLPGQTPRVPDGALAACADGVGLAWTALGLRPPGRGNDGAEGASVLLGERAALLGLGRAGSEAPGRSCRLLRAADGWVALNLARTDDRDALPAWLETPGGTSDAWAFARRGVATQSRATLAERAGWLGLPFAVASDPTVPEVWCRREPFGPRGAPPRRPPLVLDFTALWAGPLVGSGLADVGARVVKIESVGRPDGARGGDRRFFDLLNAGKASVAVDTTDPGDQALLGALFDAADVVLESTRPRALAQWGLDSEHFLTARPGRVWLSLTGYGRSDPSPGRVAFGDDAGVAAGCSDAVAGSGDPVFCGDAIADPLAGLHATLAVWAAWRTGGGERLDVSLAGVARHALRFAPTGPYHLGGSGEALRVHAGEDETPVAAPRARAPRGRARPLGADTTTWRRELRTC, encoded by the coding sequence ATGTCGCATCGCCCCGCAGCCCCGCCGGTTCCGACTCCGATCCCGGCTCCGCTTCCGATCCCGGCACAGGGAATCGCCGGTCGCTACGCGCGCCGGCTGCTGGAAGATCTGGGTGTCTCCACACGTGCGGCGCCCGCCCCCCCGCCGCCTGCGCCGGCGCTGGCCTGGGCGCGGTGCGGAGCGATGGCCCTCACCGGCTTGCCCGGGCAGACCCCACGCGTCCCCGATGGCGCGTTGGCCGCCTGCGCCGACGGGGTGGGCCTGGCGTGGACCGCCCTCGGGCTGCGGCCCCCCGGGCGGGGGAACGACGGCGCGGAAGGTGCCTCGGTCCTGCTCGGCGAGCGCGCCGCGCTGCTCGGCCTGGGACGCGCAGGCAGCGAGGCACCGGGGAGAAGCTGCCGTCTGTTGCGTGCTGCCGACGGTTGGGTGGCCCTGAACCTGGCGCGGACGGACGACCGCGACGCCCTCCCCGCTTGGCTCGAGACCCCGGGTGGCACGAGCGACGCCTGGGCGTTCGCCCGCCGCGGCGTCGCGACGCAGTCTCGCGCCACGCTCGCCGAACGCGCGGGCTGGCTCGGTCTCCCCTTTGCCGTTGCGTCCGACCCCACCGTCCCCGAGGTCTGGTGCCGTCGCGAACCATTCGGTCCGAGGGGCGCGCCGCCCCGACGGCCGCCGCTGGTGCTCGACTTCACCGCGCTGTGGGCCGGGCCGCTCGTCGGCAGCGGGCTCGCCGATGTCGGGGCACGGGTGGTGAAGATCGAGAGTGTCGGACGTCCCGACGGTGCGCGAGGGGGCGACCGCCGCTTCTTCGATCTCCTGAACGCCGGCAAGGCCTCGGTGGCGGTGGATACGACCGACCCGGGCGACCAGGCGTTGCTCGGCGCCCTGTTCGACGCCGCCGACGTCGTGCTCGAAAGCACCCGCCCGCGCGCGCTCGCCCAATGGGGTCTCGACTCAGAGCATTTCCTCACGGCGCGCCCGGGGCGGGTCTGGCTCTCGCTGACCGGCTACGGGCGAAGCGATCCGAGCCCGGGACGCGTCGCGTTCGGGGACGACGCGGGTGTCGCTGCCGGGTGTAGCGACGCGGTGGCGGGATCGGGAGACCCGGTCTTCTGCGGGGACGCCATCGCCGACCCCCTGGCCGGTCTGCACGCGACCCTGGCGGTCTGGGCGGCGTGGCGGACAGGGGGCGGCGAGCGACTTGACGTCTCCCTGGCGGGCGTCGCGCGGCACGCGCTGCGCTTCGCGCCCACGGGTCCCTACCACCTGGGGGGCTCGGGCGAGGCGCTGCGTGTGCACGCGGGCGAAGACGAGACGCCGGTCGCCGCTCCACGCGCACGCGCTCCGCGCGGACGCGCGCGTCCACTCGGTGCGGACACGACGACCTGGCGACGCGAACTGCGCACGTGTTGA
- a CDS encoding AMP-binding protein, producing the protein MNLMMLLEMAASGFPDRVAVTDGVDRLTYGELFAAAGAAAAEIRESGATRAAVLDVSSLALPVGLFASAWAGVPFVPLNYRLTGEELDRLIEQITPCHLITDPTRAAELDAREGVKASTRDDFLSRSRAGTALDASWGMDPEEIAILLFTSGTTGPPKAAVLRHKHLVSYILTSVEFGSAPEGSAGLVSVPPYHIAGMAAIASSIYSGRKIVQLPNFDADAWIDLALRESVTHAFVVPTMLTRIVDALETKKTELPSLVALSYGGGKMPLPVIERAMKLFPVSTDFTNAYGLTETSSTLTVLGPDDHRVASVADTDEGRRRLGSVGRALPSVEIEIRDEDGKAVAAGVRGEIYVRGEQVSGEYLGKGTRVENDGFFPTRDGGWIDDEGYLFLEGRIDDIIVRGGENMSPGEIEEVLLDHESVADCAVVGIPDEQWGEAVAAAIVCKSGCEVEADALRAYVKDQLRSSRVPQHISFVGELPYNETGKLLRRVVRSDFAAKGS; encoded by the coding sequence ATGAACCTGATGATGCTGCTCGAGATGGCGGCTTCGGGGTTTCCCGACCGCGTCGCGGTCACCGACGGGGTCGACCGGCTCACCTACGGCGAACTCTTCGCCGCGGCGGGCGCCGCGGCCGCCGAGATTCGCGAATCGGGCGCGACCCGCGCAGCCGTCCTCGATGTCAGCAGCCTGGCCCTGCCCGTCGGACTGTTTGCGAGCGCCTGGGCGGGCGTGCCCTTCGTGCCGCTCAACTATCGACTCACCGGCGAAGAACTCGATCGCCTGATCGAACAGATCACGCCGTGCCACCTGATCACCGACCCCACCCGCGCGGCGGAGCTCGACGCGCGCGAGGGGGTGAAGGCATCGACCCGCGACGACTTCCTCTCGCGCTCGCGAGCGGGGACCGCGCTCGACGCCAGCTGGGGCATGGATCCCGAGGAGATCGCGATCCTGCTCTTTACGAGTGGGACCACCGGCCCGCCGAAGGCGGCCGTGCTGCGGCACAAACACCTCGTGTCCTACATCCTGACGTCGGTCGAGTTCGGGAGTGCGCCGGAGGGTTCGGCCGGGCTGGTGAGCGTGCCGCCGTATCACATTGCTGGGATGGCGGCGATCGCGAGCTCGATCTACTCGGGTCGCAAGATCGTGCAGCTGCCGAACTTCGATGCCGACGCCTGGATCGATCTCGCGCTGCGCGAGTCGGTCACCCATGCGTTCGTCGTCCCGACGATGCTCACGCGGATCGTCGACGCTCTCGAGACGAAGAAGACCGAGCTGCCTTCGTTGGTCGCGCTCTCCTACGGCGGAGGCAAGATGCCACTGCCCGTGATCGAGCGGGCCATGAAGCTGTTTCCGGTTTCCACGGATTTCACGAACGCCTACGGACTCACCGAGACCAGCTCGACGCTCACCGTGCTCGGCCCCGACGATCACCGGGTGGCTTCGGTCGCCGACACTGACGAAGGCCGACGTCGCCTCGGTTCGGTCGGGCGCGCGCTGCCCAGCGTCGAGATCGAGATCCGCGACGAGGACGGCAAGGCCGTCGCCGCCGGTGTGCGCGGCGAGATCTACGTGCGCGGCGAACAGGTATCGGGCGAGTACCTGGGAAAGGGCACCCGCGTCGAGAACGACGGCTTCTTCCCGACCCGCGACGGCGGTTGGATCGACGACGAGGGCTACCTCTTCCTCGAGGGGCGCATCGACGACATCATCGTCCGGGGTGGCGAGAACATGTCGCCGGGCGAGATCGAAGAGGTGCTGCTCGACCACGAGTCGGTCGCGGACTGCGCCGTGGTCGGGATCCCCGACGAGCAGTGGGGCGAGGCGGTCGCCGCGGCGATCGTGTGCAAGTCGGGCTGCGAGGTCGAGGCCGACGCGCTGCGGGCGTACGTGAAGGACCAGCTGCGGTCCTCCCGGGTTCCCCAGCACATCTCCTTCGTGGGCGAGCTCCCCTACAACGAGACGGGGAAGTTGTTGCGCCGTGTCGTGCGGAGCGACTTCGCAGCGAAGGGCTCCTAG
- a CDS encoding enoyl-CoA hydratase/isomerase family protein: protein MTALLDWTALRDELATPGCTESYSPLKGAAFLAVDLLRFPAEAPDAEVTAVVGALASLPCPTIGVGAGEEFGATRRVADALDVVVADHAALAILATAIEASPLAAQSLVQLLRTSGALAVHAGLWAESWVYSTLQSGDEFRRWLAARPERSLPGPGASVRVERDRGRLEIWLARPERRNAFSRGMRDELCEALQLAVMDETLGSVCLRGEGRAFCSGGDLAEFGTTPDPATAHAIRATRHPGRLLHQLHGRLEVTVHGACVGAGVELPAFAGRVVARRDATFRLPELSMGLVPGAGGTVSLPRRIGRQRTAWLALSGVALDAATALSWGLVDAIVD, encoded by the coding sequence GTGACCGCGCTCCTCGATTGGACCGCGCTGCGCGACGAGCTCGCGACCCCCGGCTGCACCGAATCCTACTCGCCGCTCAAGGGCGCGGCGTTCCTGGCCGTGGACCTCCTCCGTTTCCCCGCAGAGGCGCCGGACGCCGAGGTGACCGCGGTGGTGGGGGCCCTGGCCTCGCTGCCGTGCCCCACCATCGGAGTGGGGGCGGGCGAGGAATTCGGCGCCACGCGAAGGGTCGCCGACGCCCTGGATGTCGTCGTCGCCGATCACGCCGCCCTCGCGATCCTCGCGACGGCGATCGAAGCGAGCCCGCTCGCGGCCCAGTCCCTCGTTCAGCTCTTGCGCACGTCGGGTGCGCTCGCGGTGCACGCGGGACTATGGGCGGAGTCGTGGGTCTACTCGACCCTGCAATCCGGCGACGAGTTCCGTCGCTGGCTCGCCGCGCGGCCCGAGCGGTCGTTGCCCGGGCCCGGAGCCTCGGTGCGCGTCGAGCGGGACCGGGGTCGGCTGGAGATCTGGCTGGCCCGGCCCGAGCGTCGCAACGCATTCTCGCGCGGCATGCGCGACGAGCTCTGTGAAGCACTGCAGCTCGCCGTGATGGACGAGACCCTCGGGTCGGTCTGTCTGCGCGGTGAGGGCCGTGCCTTCTGCAGCGGGGGCGACCTCGCCGAGTTCGGGACGACCCCGGATCCCGCCACGGCGCATGCCATCCGTGCGACACGTCACCCCGGGCGGCTCTTGCACCAGCTGCATGGGCGGCTCGAGGTCACGGTTCATGGGGCCTGCGTGGGTGCGGGCGTCGAGCTCCCCGCGTTCGCCGGACGAGTCGTGGCACGGCGGGACGCGACGTTTCGCCTGCCCGAGCTGTCGATGGGGTTGGTCCCCGGCGCCGGCGGGACCGTCAGCCTGCCCCGACGCATCGGGCGGCAGCGCACCGCCTGGCTGGCACTGAGCGGTGTGGCCCTCGATGCGGCCACCGCGCTGTCGTGGGGCCTGGTCGACGCGATCGTCGACTGA
- a CDS encoding MMPL family transporter has translation MALAPGTSPSPTDLRGRIEAAFEDWALFVCRRRWWFLAFGLGCALGFATLLADLRVNNSTDNYLRPDDPIRLQYDAFREQFGSETRITFAIESDAIWTHAFLERLRALHDAAEERIESADEVQSLINARDTRGEGDTLVVGDLLEDWPTSEADLDELRSRVMANPLYQNTLISADGRLTTLSVRLAAYVDPGEVDVLAGFDDAPDSRASETERSAGGSFYLPPEETAAAMEVADVLAAEFDAPDFRISLAGAPVLTETLNRRMIDDMRFFILASISAIALFLALLFRRPAAVALPLVIVGATLVTTFGLISWSGTDVGQGTQILPSFLLGVGICDTVHILSIYYLARARGDEKREAIGFSFRHSALAILLTSLTTAGGLASFITADLAPAQHVGVFAPIGVMLAFVYTAVLLPAMMAILPMGSPRPTTNPNAPSLWLDRALRATGRWSAQHRASVLVGTGALLAFSLVGAQYLFMSHDPMDWLPASDATRKGTLLMNDRLGGVNTLEVVVSYPESEAIKRPDVLERLEGFEAYADEYRSGPLKIAQSISILDVLRETHQALHANDPAYYEVPREAGLIAQELLLFEGSGTDDLEEMVDTRFSQARMSLRVPWEDTLHYPAVIRDLRAEVESRVGPEAEVTMTGLLSMLSRTFDSLMSSMQRSYLLAISIIAPMMMLLLGSLRLGLLSIVPNLAPIMVLLGYMGWSETPIDGMSLMAGAIILGLAIDDTIHYMHNFRRSYVASGDSLQAIDETLEGTGRALLVTSLVLAAGFAVFAGAYMSNVRLFGGLVAATILGAFVSNVVVGSALMSYASEWGIGAGRAKEPA, from the coding sequence ATGGCCCTCGCACCGGGCACGTCCCCGTCGCCCACCGACCTGCGCGGCCGCATCGAGGCGGCCTTCGAAGACTGGGCCCTCTTCGTATGCCGCCGCCGCTGGTGGTTCCTCGCCTTCGGGTTGGGATGTGCGCTGGGCTTCGCCACGTTGCTGGCGGACCTGCGCGTCAACAACTCCACCGACAACTACCTCCGGCCCGACGATCCGATTCGCCTGCAGTACGACGCTTTCCGCGAGCAGTTCGGCAGCGAGACCCGGATCACGTTCGCGATCGAGAGCGATGCGATCTGGACCCACGCCTTCCTCGAGCGCTTGCGCGCGCTCCACGACGCGGCGGAGGAGCGCATCGAATCGGCGGATGAAGTCCAGAGCCTGATCAACGCTCGGGACACACGCGGCGAGGGCGACACGCTCGTCGTGGGCGACCTGCTCGAGGATTGGCCGACATCGGAGGCGGACCTCGACGAACTGCGGTCGCGGGTGATGGCGAACCCGCTCTACCAGAACACCCTGATTTCGGCGGATGGCCGTCTCACCACCCTCTCGGTCCGCCTCGCCGCCTACGTCGACCCCGGAGAGGTCGACGTGCTCGCGGGTTTCGATGATGCCCCTGACAGCCGCGCCTCGGAGACCGAGCGCAGCGCCGGGGGATCCTTCTACCTGCCGCCGGAAGAGACGGCGGCGGCGATGGAGGTGGCCGATGTGCTGGCCGCCGAGTTCGATGCTCCGGATTTCCGGATCTCCCTCGCCGGCGCACCGGTCCTGACCGAGACCCTGAACCGTCGCATGATCGACGACATGCGCTTCTTCATCCTCGCGTCGATCTCCGCCATCGCGCTGTTCCTGGCGCTGCTCTTCCGGCGGCCCGCGGCGGTGGCCCTGCCGCTGGTGATCGTCGGGGCGACCCTCGTCACGACCTTCGGGCTGATCTCCTGGAGCGGGACCGACGTCGGGCAGGGCACCCAGATCCTGCCTTCGTTTCTGCTCGGGGTCGGCATCTGCGACACGGTCCACATCCTGAGCATCTACTACCTCGCTCGCGCCCGAGGCGACGAGAAACGCGAAGCGATCGGGTTCTCGTTCCGACACTCGGCCCTCGCCATCCTGTTGACGAGTCTCACGACCGCGGGGGGGCTGGCGTCGTTCATCACCGCGGACCTGGCTCCGGCGCAGCACGTCGGCGTGTTCGCGCCGATTGGCGTCATGCTCGCCTTCGTGTACACGGCGGTGCTGCTCCCGGCGATGATGGCGATCTTGCCGATGGGGTCGCCGCGCCCCACGACGAATCCGAACGCGCCGAGTCTCTGGCTCGATCGGGCGCTGCGCGCCACCGGACGCTGGTCGGCCCAGCACCGGGCGTCGGTCCTGGTGGGAACCGGGGCGCTCCTCGCGTTCTCCCTGGTCGGCGCGCAGTACCTCTTCATGAGCCACGACCCGATGGACTGGCTGCCTGCGTCGGACGCCACCCGAAAAGGCACGCTGCTGATGAACGACCGTCTCGGTGGGGTGAACACTCTCGAGGTGGTCGTGTCGTACCCGGAGAGCGAGGCGATCAAGCGACCCGACGTCCTCGAACGCCTCGAGGGATTCGAGGCCTATGCCGACGAGTACCGAAGTGGCCCGCTCAAGATCGCCCAGTCCATCTCGATCCTCGACGTGCTGCGCGAGACCCATCAGGCGCTCCACGCGAACGATCCCGCCTACTACGAGGTACCCCGCGAAGCCGGGCTGATCGCCCAGGAGCTGCTGCTCTTCGAGGGGTCGGGCACCGACGATCTCGAAGAGATGGTCGATACGCGCTTCAGCCAGGCGCGGATGTCGCTGCGGGTGCCGTGGGAGGACACGCTGCACTACCCCGCCGTGATTCGAGACCTTCGAGCGGAGGTCGAGTCGCGCGTCGGCCCAGAGGCCGAGGTGACGATGACCGGGCTGCTCTCGATGCTCTCGCGGACCTTCGATTCGCTGATGTCGTCGATGCAGCGCTCCTACCTCCTCGCCATCTCGATCATCGCGCCGATGATGATGTTGCTGCTCGGGAGCCTCCGACTCGGCTTGCTGAGCATCGTGCCCAACCTGGCCCCGATCATGGTGTTGCTCGGCTACATGGGCTGGAGCGAGACCCCCATCGACGGGATGAGCCTGATGGCAGGTGCGATCATCCTCGGGCTCGCGATCGACGACACCATCCACTACATGCACAACTTCCGACGGTCCTACGTCGCGTCGGGTGATTCTCTGCAAGCAATCGACGAAACCCTCGAAGGCACGGGTCGGGCCTTGCTGGTCACCTCACTCGTACTGGCGGCGGGCTTCGCGGTCTTCGCGGGTGCCTATATGTCGAACGTGCGACTCTTCGGCGGGCTCGTGGCCGCGACGATCCTGGGCGCCTTCGTCTCGAACGTCGTGGTGGGGTCGGCGCTGATGTCCTACGCCAGCGAATGGGGGATCGGCGCCGGTCGGGCGAAGGAGCCGGCTTGA